Proteins co-encoded in one Kutzneria chonburiensis genomic window:
- a CDS encoding GNAT family N-acetyltransferase, whose amino-acid sequence MLIRTADQPGDLGWIVQAHGELYARELGWDASFERLVAGIVGELDPVRDAVWIAELDGQRVGCVSCMAGDDGDAVLRILLVHPDGRGHGIGGRLVDTCVEHARAQGFKRLRLWTTNWQEAARQVYLRRGFALVGEQPERRFGVDVVGETYHLDLSR is encoded by the coding sequence ATGCTGATCAGAACTGCGGACCAACCGGGTGATCTGGGCTGGATCGTGCAGGCGCACGGCGAGCTCTACGCCCGTGAGCTGGGCTGGGACGCCAGCTTCGAACGGCTGGTGGCCGGGATCGTCGGCGAACTCGACCCGGTGCGCGACGCGGTGTGGATCGCGGAGCTGGACGGGCAGCGGGTCGGGTGCGTGTCCTGCATGGCCGGCGACGACGGCGACGCGGTGCTGCGGATCCTGCTCGTGCACCCGGACGGCCGCGGTCACGGCATCGGCGGCCGGCTGGTCGACACCTGCGTGGAACACGCCCGGGCACAGGGCTTCAAGCGGCTGCGGCTGTGGACGACGAACTGGCAGGAGGCGGCCCGCCAGGTCTATCTGCGGCGCGGTTTCGCCCTCGTCGGCGAGCAGCCGGAACGGCGGTTCGGCGTCGACGTGGTCGGCGAGACATACCACCTTGATCTGTCACGGTGA
- a CDS encoding TetR/AcrR family transcriptional regulator, protein MSDRRDDLLRQAYDYALEHGLADLSLRPLATAIGSSPRVLLFLFGSKDGLVRELLARARADQLELLAQTGGRSLPEVAAAVWSWLAAPEHRALLTLWLEGYGRSLVVPDGPWAEFARTTVEDWLKVLADAQPDPATPAAEAQRTLVLAVLRGALLDLLATGDVERTTAAVRTVMAEYGQT, encoded by the coding sequence ATGTCCGACCGCCGCGACGACCTCCTGCGCCAGGCCTACGACTACGCCCTGGAGCACGGCCTGGCCGATTTGTCCCTGCGTCCGCTGGCCACCGCCATCGGTTCCAGCCCGCGGGTGCTGCTGTTCCTGTTCGGCAGCAAGGACGGCCTGGTCCGCGAGCTGCTGGCCCGTGCCCGTGCCGACCAGCTGGAACTGCTCGCCCAGACCGGCGGCCGCAGCCTTCCCGAGGTCGCCGCCGCTGTCTGGTCCTGGCTGGCCGCGCCCGAGCACCGGGCCCTGCTCACCCTGTGGCTGGAGGGCTACGGCCGGTCCCTCGTCGTCCCCGACGGTCCGTGGGCCGAGTTCGCCCGCACCACGGTCGAGGACTGGCTCAAGGTGTTGGCCGACGCCCAGCCCGACCCCGCCACGCCGGCCGCCGAAGCCCAGCGCACCCTCGTGCTGGCCGTCCTGCGCGGCGCGTTGCTCGATCTCCTCGCCACCGGCGACGTGGAGCGGACCACCGCCGCGGTTCGGACGGTCATGGCCGAATATGGCCAGACCTGA